A stretch of the Fibrobacter sp. UWT2 genome encodes the following:
- a CDS encoding fibro-slime domain-containing protein, producing the protein MNKLSVMACAALVCSAAWAGQKHFFMVVPPNMQEWVASAPMISTDGGVTGKPMTAYAYLCGWYEYTFADDEVTDNVVIFRDDDADREDMLGMNGNWETGSVASPIPMKMIFDMGGDSLYFVPDESMKTNEDGWYFHESEVTSIEGVCSYEMSWIVYDSDAKLHPAFSCYSQGGEGCQAGAQGVDLETALKAVNDCIGVTSGLVETTLDPTTKKPKLTTAGKKCFLEEKYFDQLFNYTQGVNEMSCYDMPVLHMERGGWWEFSSDYYMPLGTSAIGGFFPVEQTDDASVKLANSDQTPLAAARVKRDAEGPVFYGPSLRKLDSVEGVPVMDLLCNGPGWSKGHNCEGIFRDGSTTEEFIQTALKLPRTFPDNCVLGWSCPDAAPEGWPFFEYGTDKQVQKGAIQSEYRWVSMVKTDGTGGRNHHFCYETHAKFTYKPGLRLALRGSDDIWAFIDNKLAIDLGGVHLDAPGYVDLDAFEGASGKLEVGAQYDVDIFACDRRTTMSNFEISTNMFLAQLPKSAITIKGAKSADHQSAASYSICYTTTTAGTCGMGAEPVTVCDTITPSTISYTLVKGHSVTDSVVEGFDKISTPGVYKGGFDLSNLSKPIVDKSKIVLPEGYYTLFVNIDGKAAKVMSFRVGTDAIKPVASAVKSLFAVRNDMRSALTISVTNAASAKFAVMDLQGRVVRQGALAGAETVVPNLKPGSYIVKVARETRRVTVR; encoded by the coding sequence ATGAACAAATTGTCTGTTATGGCTTGTGCCGCGTTGGTGTGTTCTGCGGCATGGGCTGGTCAAAAGCATTTCTTTATGGTGGTTCCGCCCAATATGCAAGAATGGGTGGCGTCGGCTCCCATGATCAGTACCGATGGTGGTGTAACTGGCAAGCCTATGACGGCTTACGCATATCTGTGCGGCTGGTACGAGTATACGTTTGCCGACGATGAAGTTACTGATAACGTGGTGATTTTCCGCGATGACGATGCTGATCGCGAAGATATGCTTGGCATGAACGGCAACTGGGAGACCGGTTCGGTGGCGTCTCCGATACCGATGAAGATGATTTTTGATATGGGGGGTGATTCCCTGTATTTTGTGCCAGATGAGTCGATGAAGACCAATGAAGACGGTTGGTATTTTCATGAAAGTGAAGTGACTTCGATAGAAGGCGTCTGTTCGTACGAAATGTCATGGATCGTCTATGATTCCGATGCCAAGCTGCATCCGGCATTCTCTTGCTACTCTCAGGGGGGCGAAGGTTGCCAGGCCGGTGCTCAAGGAGTTGACCTTGAAACGGCTCTCAAAGCGGTAAACGATTGTATCGGTGTGACTTCGGGACTTGTAGAAACGACTCTTGATCCTACAACGAAAAAGCCCAAGCTGACTACTGCCGGTAAGAAGTGCTTTCTTGAAGAAAAGTACTTTGACCAGCTGTTCAATTACACGCAAGGCGTAAACGAAATGAGCTGCTACGACATGCCTGTTTTGCACATGGAACGTGGCGGTTGGTGGGAATTCAGCTCCGATTACTATATGCCGTTAGGAACTTCCGCTATTGGAGGATTCTTCCCGGTAGAACAAACGGATGATGCTTCTGTGAAACTTGCAAACTCGGACCAGACTCCGCTTGCGGCTGCACGCGTCAAACGCGATGCCGAAGGCCCGGTGTTCTATGGCCCGTCGCTTAGAAAACTCGATTCTGTGGAAGGCGTTCCTGTAATGGACTTGTTGTGCAATGGTCCGGGTTGGAGCAAGGGACATAATTGCGAGGGCATTTTCCGTGATGGCTCAACCACTGAAGAGTTTATTCAGACCGCTCTTAAGTTGCCGAGAACATTTCCGGACAATTGCGTGCTTGGTTGGAGCTGCCCCGACGCAGCTCCTGAAGGTTGGCCATTCTTTGAATATGGAACAGATAAACAGGTGCAGAAAGGGGCGATACAATCAGAATACCGCTGGGTATCCATGGTTAAAACCGATGGAACCGGTGGACGCAACCATCATTTCTGCTATGAAACCCATGCCAAGTTTACCTATAAGCCGGGTCTTCGCTTGGCTCTTCGCGGTAGCGATGACATTTGGGCGTTTATCGATAACAAGCTGGCCATTGACTTGGGCGGAGTCCACCTGGATGCTCCGGGCTATGTAGATCTTGATGCCTTTGAAGGCGCTAGCGGCAAACTTGAAGTCGGCGCTCAGTACGATGTAGATATCTTTGCATGCGACCGCCGCACGACAATGAGCAATTTCGAAATCAGCACGAATATGTTCCTGGCTCAACTGCCTAAGTCTGCAATTACCATAAAGGGTGCAAAGTCGGCTGATCATCAGTCTGCAGCATCTTATAGCATTTGCTACACAACGACGACTGCTGGTACTTGCGGAATGGGTGCTGAACCAGTGACTGTTTGCGATACAATCACTCCGTCGACTATCTCTTATACGTTGGTCAAGGGTCATTCTGTAACGGATTCTGTTGTAGAAGGCTTTGATAAGATTTCTACTCCGGGCGTTTACAAGGGTGGCTTCGATCTCTCAAATCTTTCCAAGCCCATAGTCGATAAATCCAAGATTGTGTTGCCGGAAGGCTATTACACCTTGTTCGTGAATATTGATGGCAAGGCGGCAAAGGTGATGAGCTTCCGCGTTGGCACCGACGCAATCAAGCCCGTGGCTTCTGCAGTTAAGTCTCTCTTTGCGGTCAGAAACGACATGCGTTCCGCCCTTACTATTTCCGTGACGAATGCGGCTTCCGCCAAGTTCGCCGTGATGGATCTGCAGGGACGCGTGGTGCGTCAGGGCGCACTCGCTGGTGCTGAAACGGTGGTGCCGAACCTCAAGCCGGGTTCATACATCGTGAAAGTTGCCCGCGAAACCCGCCGCGTGACCGTCCGCTGA
- a CDS encoding AzlD domain-containing protein, protein MHLRDYFLFLLVMAGVTYLLRAVPFVLLKGKIKSRFWRSFLAYVPYTVLAAMTVPAILYSTDSKLSGACALVAAVVASLLGLGLVGVAVVACVTVLGVDGILMLF, encoded by the coding sequence ATGCACTTAAGAGATTACTTCTTGTTCCTGCTTGTGATGGCGGGCGTTACCTACTTGCTGCGTGCGGTGCCGTTCGTTCTCTTGAAGGGTAAAATTAAGAGCCGTTTCTGGCGATCCTTCTTGGCATATGTGCCGTACACGGTGCTTGCCGCGATGACCGTGCCTGCGATTCTCTATTCGACCGACAGTAAGCTTTCGGGGGCATGTGCCCTAGTGGCGGCAGTCGTCGCTTCGCTTCTTGGCCTTGGCTTGGTGGGCGTTGCCGTGGTCGCTTGCGTGACTGTTCTCGGCGTCGACGGCATCTTGATGCTTTTCTAA
- a CDS encoding AzlC family ABC transporter permease produces the protein MKFSNGVKDGLPIGLGYFAVSFSFGIAGSKLISWPLVTFISMTNLTSAGQFAGLQIMSDAAGTFIEMAIATFFINLRYSLMAISLSQKVAPSFGTFKRLMLATGITDEIYALAVSQTQPVTARYFAGLMVLPYIGWSSGTMCGAICGEILPAVVTNALGVALYGMFVAIVVPQMKAHRPTLVAVLIAIACSLAFKYVPALSGVTVGFAIIICALVASLLGAAFFPVKDEEDACT, from the coding sequence ATGAAATTTTCAAATGGTGTAAAAGACGGACTTCCGATTGGACTCGGCTATTTCGCCGTGTCGTTTTCGTTCGGAATTGCCGGGTCCAAGCTGATTAGCTGGCCGCTGGTCACCTTTATTTCGATGACGAACTTGACCTCGGCCGGGCAGTTTGCCGGGCTCCAGATTATGTCCGATGCCGCCGGCACTTTTATCGAAATGGCGATCGCCACGTTCTTTATCAACTTGCGTTATAGCTTGATGGCGATTTCTTTGTCGCAAAAGGTGGCGCCCTCGTTCGGTACGTTCAAGCGCCTGATGCTTGCAACGGGAATTACCGACGAAATTTATGCGCTTGCCGTAAGTCAAACTCAACCTGTGACTGCCCGGTATTTTGCAGGCCTTATGGTGCTCCCGTATATCGGCTGGTCTTCGGGTACAATGTGCGGTGCAATTTGTGGTGAAATTTTGCCTGCTGTTGTGACGAACGCTTTGGGCGTTGCCTTGTATGGAATGTTTGTGGCCATTGTGGTGCCGCAAATGAAGGCGCACCGCCCGACTTTGGTTGCCGTGCTGATTGCGATTGCCTGCAGCCTTGCGTTCAAGTATGTTCCTGCTCTGAGCGGTGTCACGGTCGGTTTTGCAATCATTATTTGCGCGCTCGTTGCCTCGCTCTTGGGTGCCGCCTTTTTCCCGGTTAAAGACGAGGAGGACGCATGCACTTAA